GACCGTTGCAACGCGTCCAAAACCCGGTTTTGGAGAAAAATCAAATCAAACAACGCGCTCCGGAGGGCATCTTTCCGCCCGAGCCGGCGGCGAATGTAGAAAGATTCGTGAACCGGCCGCCCCTTGTATGCGTTCAGTCCCCCGCCCCGGCCTATTTTTGCCGCCAAGTAAAAGCAGTAGACCCATGATTCTCAATTTCAGCATACAGAACTTCGGTTCGATTAAAGACAAGCAGACGCTTTCGTTCGAGGCCGATAAGTCCGACCACCTCGAAGAGGCGTACGTCACCCGTTGCGGAGGCCGACGAATACTCAAGCTGGCCCTCCTCTACGGAGCCAACGCCTCGGGTAAAACGACGGTGCTCAAAGCGCTCGACTTCCTCCGGAAGTTGGTAGTCGAACCCAAAAGCAAGAAGACAGAGCGCCTGGACTTCGAACCCTACCTCTTCGATCCCGACACCCCGAAACAGCCCACCGTCCTCTCCATCGAATTTATCCGTAACGAGGTGCGGTACGCCTACCGGGTGGAGTTCACGCAGGAGGCCGTCGTGGCCGAGGAACTCTATGCCTATTATACCTCCAACAAAGCCCGCATCTACCAACGGACGACGGACCTCGAGCGGCAATTTGTCGAAATCAAATTCGGCAGCAAGATGACGAAAAGCAAAGCCGTGAAGCAGAGTCTTACTGCAAACACATTATGGAACAACACGGTGCTGGGGGGGTATCTGAAAACCAACGTCGACTCCAAAGAGCTGCAAGAGGTGGTGGACTGGTTCAAGCTTTACCTAAAGCGCATGGTGCAGCCGCAAACCTCTTTCGAAGATCTCATCTTATTTCAGATGGAAGACGGGGAGATCCTCTCGTCGGATATGATCCCTATTCTACAACAAGCAGACCTGCATATCTCTGATATTGTCATCCAAAGTCGAGAAATAGTGGATAGACAGGAGGTTGAGGATTTCCTGTCATTAATCAATGATCATCATTCTGTGATGTCTAAGGGGGATGTAATAGAGTTTAGAGAAGAAGCAAAAGCGGTCATTAAAAAGGTCATGCTCGAGCATACC
The sequence above is drawn from the Tannerella serpentiformis genome and encodes:
- a CDS encoding ATP-binding protein; amino-acid sequence: MILNFSIQNFGSIKDKQTLSFEADKSDHLEEAYVTRCGGRRILKLALLYGANASGKTTVLKALDFLRKLVVEPKSKKTERLDFEPYLFDPDTPKQPTVLSIEFIRNEVRYAYRVEFTQEAVVAEELYAYYTSNKARIYQRTTDLERQFVEIKFGSKMTKSKAVKQSLTANTLWNNTVLGGYLKTNVDSKELQEVVDWFKLYLKRMVQPQTSFEDLILFQMEDGEILSSDMIPILQQADLHISDIVIQSREIVDRQEVEDFLSLINDHHSVMSKGDVIEFREEAKAVIKKVMLEHTVNGEKYQLPLAEESRGTKRYYDFAGLLALFIKDPRAMLIDELESSLHPDLYRHFIVSYLLNTKDSQILATTHNRELLDDRDLFRNDAIWFTDKSNADATELYSLADFDRSVIGKKTNVLNAYKSGKLSGTPILGDTHIDLNHGKN